From the Solanum stenotomum isolate F172 chromosome 4, ASM1918654v1, whole genome shotgun sequence genome, one window contains:
- the LOC125861623 gene encoding diacylglycerol kinase 1-like yields the protein MAGECVQTQPTWMVEGATSAQKIVYRIATMVKNANLSTLGNLFHKSHEALITDCQSENYLKDYYIPDYILLPEKEIQNGYEVASCPVLVFINSKSGGQLGGQLLFTYATLLNKNQVFDLGEKAPDKVLHQFYSNLEKHKQNGDSSSYEIERRLRIIVAGGDGTAGWILGVVSDLKLAHPPPIATVPLGTGNNLPFAFGWGKKNPGINCQSVKSFLNQVKKGKEMKVDSWHILMKMRVPKEGSCDPIAPLELPHSLHTFHGAPQADTLNKEGYHVFRGGFWNYFSIGMDAQVSHAFHSERKLHPEKFKHQLVNQRNYAKLVCKQGWFCTSFMHPSSRNIAQLANVKIMKRSGEWIDLHIPSSIRSIVCINLPSFSGGLNPWGRPNKQKLHERDLTPPYVDDGLLEVVGFRDAWHGLILFTPGGHGTRLAQANRIRFEFHKGAGEHTFMRMDGEPWKQPLPIDDDKVVIEISHFGQVSMLAAPHCLSKSINLPSIDQSFFEDDLVEEMRKLGAADSFRIPDGFDIKHREQS from the exons atGGCGGGCGAGTgtgtacaaacacaaccaacttgGATGGTTGAAGGTGCCACATCAGcacaaaag ATTGTCTACAGGATTGCAACTATGGTCAAGAATGCAAACTTATCAACACTTGGCAATTTGTTCCACAAAAG TCATGAAGCACTTATTACAGATTGTCAATCAGAAAACTATTTGAAGGATTATTACATTCCTGATTACATACTTCTAccagaaaaggaaatacaaaATGGCTATGAAGTAGCTTCTTGTCCTGTATTAGTATTTATCAACTCCAAAAGTGGTGGTCAACTAGGAGGACAACTTCTTTTCACATATGCTACTCTTCTTAACAAAAATCAG GTATTTGATTTGGGAGAAAAGGCTCCTGACAAAGTTCTACATCAATTCTACTCCAATTTAGAAAAGCATAAGCAAAATGGAGATAGCTCGTCTTATGAGATCGAAAGGAGATTGAGAATCATA GTGGCAGGTGGGGATGGAACAGCAGGTTGGATTCTTGGTGTTGTATCAGATCTAAAATTAGCTCATCCACCTCCTATTGCAACCGTGCCATTAGGAACAGGAAACAATCTGCCTTTTGCGTTTGGTTGG GGGAAAAAGAATCCTGGTATTAACTGCCAGTCCGTGAAGTCGTTCTTGAATCAagtgaaaaaaggaaaagaaatgaAAGTTGACAG CTGGCATATTCTTATGAAAATGAGGGTTCCTAAAGAAGGTTCTTGTGATCCTATTGCACCTCTTGAGCTACCACATTCATTGCATACTTTTCACGGTGCGCCTCAAGCTGATACTTTGAACAAG GAAGGCTATCATGTATTCCGGGGAGGATTTTGGAACTACTTCAGCATAG GAATGGATGCTCAAGTTTCACATGCATTTCACAGTGAGAGGAAGCTCCATCCAGAAAAGTTCAAACACCAGTTGGTTAATCAG AGGAATTATGCGAAGCTTGTCTGTAAACAAGGATGGTTTTGCACTTCTTTCATGCACCCATCGTCAAG AAACATTGCTCAGCTAGCAAAtgtcaaaataatgaaaaggTCAGGTGAATGGATAGACCTACACATACCAAGCAG CATCAGGTCTATCGTCTGCATTAATTTGCCCAGCTTTTCCGGTGGACTTAATCCTTGGGGAAGACCTAACAAGCAGAAGCTGCATGAG AGGGATCTTACTCCTCCATATGTTGATGATGGTCTACTTGAAGTTGTTGGTTTCCGCGATGCTTGGCATGGACTTATTTTGTTTACTCCAGGAGGGCACGGGACACGCCTTGCACAG GCGAATAGAATACGATTTGAGTTTCACAAGGGTGCTGGTGAGCATACATTTATGAGAATGGATGGGGAACCATGGAAGCAACCACTTCCTATAGATGATGACAAAGTTGTTATAGAAATCTCTCATTTTGGTCAAGTGAGCATGCTTGCTGCTCCACATTGTCTATCAAAAAGTATCAATCTTCCTTCTATAGATCAAAGTTTTTTTGAAGATGACTTGGTGGAGGAGATGAGAAAGTTGGGTGCAGCTGATAGTTTCCGAATTCCAGATGGTTTCGATATAAAACATCGTGAACAGAGTTAA